In a genomic window of Vigna angularis cultivar LongXiaoDou No.4 chromosome 6, ASM1680809v1, whole genome shotgun sequence:
- the LOC108345835 gene encoding common plant regulatory factor 1 isoform X4, with the protein MGNNEEEKSTKTEKPSSPATMDQANQTNQPNIHVYPDWAAMQAYYGQRVTMPPYYNSAVASGHAPHPYMWGPPQVPMMPPYGPPYAAIYSHGGVYPAVPIGPHTHSQGVPSSPAAVTPLSIETPPKSSGNNDQGLMKKLKEFDGLAMSIGNGHAESAERGGENRLSPSVDTEGSSDGSDDNTSGANQTRRKRSRGGTPTTADGEGKTEIQSSPISKDTAASNKIVAVAPASVAGTIVGPVVSSGMTTVLELRNPSSVHSKANTTSAPQPSVLPAETWLQNERELKRERRKQSNRESARRSRLRKQAETEELARKVDSLNSENGTLKSEINRLTESSEKMRVENATLREKLKIARLGQTQEITLNIIDSERATPVSTENLLSRVNNNSSSNDRTMEDENDFCENKPNSGAKLHQLLDTSPRADAVAAG; encoded by the exons ATCTACCAAGACTGAAAAGCCTTCTTCACCTGCAACAATG GATCAGGCCAATCAGACCAACCAGCCCAATATTCATGTGTATCCTGATTGGGCAGCCATGCAG GCATATTATGGGCAAAGAGTCACCATGCCACCATACTACAACTCGGCTGTGGCTTCTGGTCACGCTCCTCACCCATACATGTGGGGTCCACCACAGGTA CCTATGATGCCACCTTATGGGCCTCCTTATGCAGCAATTTATTCACACGGAGGGGTTTACCCTGCAGTTCCTATC GGGCCACATACACATAGTCAAGGAGTTCCGTCTTCACCTGCT GCTGTGACTCCTTTAAGCATAGAGACGCCACCCAAATCATCAGGAAATAATGATCAGGGTTTAATGAAGAAATTGAAGGAGTTTGATGGACTTGCTATGTCAATAGGCAATGGCCATGCTGAAAGTGCAGAGCGTGGAGGTGAAAACAGGCTGTCACCGAG TGTGGATACTGAGGGTTCCAGTGATGGAAGTGATGACAACACTTCAGGG GCTAATCAAACAAGAAGGAAAAGAAGCCGTGGGGGAACACCAACCACTG CAGATGGAGAAGGGAAAACTGAGATACAAAGCAGTCCCATTTCCAAAGATACTGCAGCTTCTAATAAGATCGTGGCAGTTGCCCCCGCCAGTGTTGCAGGAACAATAGTTGGACCTGTAGTTTCTTCAGGTATGACCACCGTGCTGGAGCTGCGAAATCCTTCCAGTGTTCATTCTAAAGCAAATACCACAAGTGCACCACAACCTTCTGTATTGCCTGCAGAAACTTGGTTACAG AATGAGCGTGAGCTGAAACGAGAGAGGCGGAAACAATCTAACCGAGAATCTGCTAGAAGGTCCAGACTAAGGAAGCAG GCTGAAACTGAAGAACTGGCACGAAAAGTTGATTCCTTGAATTCTGAGAATGGGACACTGAAATCAGAAATAAATCGACTGACTGAAAGTTCCGAAAAAATGAGAGTGGAAAATGCAACATTAAGG GAAAAACTTAAAATTGCTCGACTGGGACAAACACAAGAGATAACTTTGAACATAATTGACAGCGAGAGGGCTACACCTGTAAGCACAGAAAACTTACTATCTAGAGTTAATAATAATTCTAGTTCCAACGATAGAACTATGGAGGATGAGAATGatttttgtgaaaataaacCAAACTCTGGTGCAAAGCTGCATCAACTACTGGACACAAGTCCTAGAGCTGATGCTGTGGCAGCTGGTTGA
- the LOC108345835 gene encoding common plant regulatory factor 1 isoform X5 — translation MGNNEEEKSTKTEKPSSPATMDQANQTNQPNIHVYPDWAAMQAYYGQRVTMPPYYNSAVASGHAPHPYMWGPPQVPMMPPYGPPYAAIYSHGGVYPAVPIGPHTHSQGVPSSPAAVTPLSIETPPKSSGNNDQGLMKKLKEFDGLAMSIGNGHAESAERGGENRLSPSVDTEGSSDGSDDNTSGANQTRRKRSRGGTPTTDGEGKTEIQSSPISKDTAASNKIVAVAPASVAGTIVGPVVSSGMTTVLELRNPSSVHSKANTTSAPQPSVLPAETWLQNERELKRERRKQSNRESARRSRLRKQAETEELARKVDSLNSENGTLKSEINRLTESSEKMRVENATLREKLKIARLGQTQEITLNIIDSERATPVSTENLLSRVNNNSSSNDRTMEDENDFCENKPNSGAKLHQLLDTSPRADAVAAG, via the exons ATCTACCAAGACTGAAAAGCCTTCTTCACCTGCAACAATG GATCAGGCCAATCAGACCAACCAGCCCAATATTCATGTGTATCCTGATTGGGCAGCCATGCAG GCATATTATGGGCAAAGAGTCACCATGCCACCATACTACAACTCGGCTGTGGCTTCTGGTCACGCTCCTCACCCATACATGTGGGGTCCACCACAGGTA CCTATGATGCCACCTTATGGGCCTCCTTATGCAGCAATTTATTCACACGGAGGGGTTTACCCTGCAGTTCCTATC GGGCCACATACACATAGTCAAGGAGTTCCGTCTTCACCTGCT GCTGTGACTCCTTTAAGCATAGAGACGCCACCCAAATCATCAGGAAATAATGATCAGGGTTTAATGAAGAAATTGAAGGAGTTTGATGGACTTGCTATGTCAATAGGCAATGGCCATGCTGAAAGTGCAGAGCGTGGAGGTGAAAACAGGCTGTCACCGAG TGTGGATACTGAGGGTTCCAGTGATGGAAGTGATGACAACACTTCAGGG GCTAATCAAACAAGAAGGAAAAGAAGCCGTGGGGGAACACCAACCACTG ATGGAGAAGGGAAAACTGAGATACAAAGCAGTCCCATTTCCAAAGATACTGCAGCTTCTAATAAGATCGTGGCAGTTGCCCCCGCCAGTGTTGCAGGAACAATAGTTGGACCTGTAGTTTCTTCAGGTATGACCACCGTGCTGGAGCTGCGAAATCCTTCCAGTGTTCATTCTAAAGCAAATACCACAAGTGCACCACAACCTTCTGTATTGCCTGCAGAAACTTGGTTACAG AATGAGCGTGAGCTGAAACGAGAGAGGCGGAAACAATCTAACCGAGAATCTGCTAGAAGGTCCAGACTAAGGAAGCAG GCTGAAACTGAAGAACTGGCACGAAAAGTTGATTCCTTGAATTCTGAGAATGGGACACTGAAATCAGAAATAAATCGACTGACTGAAAGTTCCGAAAAAATGAGAGTGGAAAATGCAACATTAAGG GAAAAACTTAAAATTGCTCGACTGGGACAAACACAAGAGATAACTTTGAACATAATTGACAGCGAGAGGGCTACACCTGTAAGCACAGAAAACTTACTATCTAGAGTTAATAATAATTCTAGTTCCAACGATAGAACTATGGAGGATGAGAATGatttttgtgaaaataaacCAAACTCTGGTGCAAAGCTGCATCAACTACTGGACACAAGTCCTAGAGCTGATGCTGTGGCAGCTGGTTGA
- the LOC108345835 gene encoding common plant regulatory factor 1 isoform X2, with product MGNNEEEKSTKTEKPSSPATMDQANQTNQPNIHVYPDWAAMQAYYGQRVTMPPYYNSAVASGHAPHPYMWGPPQPMMPPYGPPYAAIYSHGGVYPAVPIGPHTHSQGVPSSPAAVTPLSIETPPKSSGNNDQGLMKKLKEFDGLAMSIGNGHAESAERGGENRLSPSVDTEGSSDGSDDNTSGANQTRRKRSRGGTPTTGMTLFFTKYHILMNNRVDLGSRLFFCCHHSTHADGEGKTEIQSSPISKDTAASNKIVAVAPASVAGTIVGPVVSSGMTTVLELRNPSSVHSKANTTSAPQPSVLPAETWLQNERELKRERRKQSNRESARRSRLRKQAETEELARKVDSLNSENGTLKSEINRLTESSEKMRVENATLREKLKIARLGQTQEITLNIIDSERATPVSTENLLSRVNNNSSSNDRTMEDENDFCENKPNSGAKLHQLLDTSPRADAVAAG from the exons ATCTACCAAGACTGAAAAGCCTTCTTCACCTGCAACAATG GATCAGGCCAATCAGACCAACCAGCCCAATATTCATGTGTATCCTGATTGGGCAGCCATGCAG GCATATTATGGGCAAAGAGTCACCATGCCACCATACTACAACTCGGCTGTGGCTTCTGGTCACGCTCCTCACCCATACATGTGGGGTCCACCACAG CCTATGATGCCACCTTATGGGCCTCCTTATGCAGCAATTTATTCACACGGAGGGGTTTACCCTGCAGTTCCTATC GGGCCACATACACATAGTCAAGGAGTTCCGTCTTCACCTGCT GCTGTGACTCCTTTAAGCATAGAGACGCCACCCAAATCATCAGGAAATAATGATCAGGGTTTAATGAAGAAATTGAAGGAGTTTGATGGACTTGCTATGTCAATAGGCAATGGCCATGCTGAAAGTGCAGAGCGTGGAGGTGAAAACAGGCTGTCACCGAG TGTGGATACTGAGGGTTCCAGTGATGGAAGTGATGACAACACTTCAGGG GCTAATCAAACAAGAAGGAAAAGAAGCCGTGGGGGAACACCAACCACTGGTATGACTCTGTTCTTCACCAAGTATCACATCTTGATGAATAATAGAGTTGACCTGGGATCACGATTATTCTTCTGTTGTCATCACTCTACACATG CAGATGGAGAAGGGAAAACTGAGATACAAAGCAGTCCCATTTCCAAAGATACTGCAGCTTCTAATAAGATCGTGGCAGTTGCCCCCGCCAGTGTTGCAGGAACAATAGTTGGACCTGTAGTTTCTTCAGGTATGACCACCGTGCTGGAGCTGCGAAATCCTTCCAGTGTTCATTCTAAAGCAAATACCACAAGTGCACCACAACCTTCTGTATTGCCTGCAGAAACTTGGTTACAG AATGAGCGTGAGCTGAAACGAGAGAGGCGGAAACAATCTAACCGAGAATCTGCTAGAAGGTCCAGACTAAGGAAGCAG GCTGAAACTGAAGAACTGGCACGAAAAGTTGATTCCTTGAATTCTGAGAATGGGACACTGAAATCAGAAATAAATCGACTGACTGAAAGTTCCGAAAAAATGAGAGTGGAAAATGCAACATTAAGG GAAAAACTTAAAATTGCTCGACTGGGACAAACACAAGAGATAACTTTGAACATAATTGACAGCGAGAGGGCTACACCTGTAAGCACAGAAAACTTACTATCTAGAGTTAATAATAATTCTAGTTCCAACGATAGAACTATGGAGGATGAGAATGatttttgtgaaaataaacCAAACTCTGGTGCAAAGCTGCATCAACTACTGGACACAAGTCCTAGAGCTGATGCTGTGGCAGCTGGTTGA
- the LOC108345835 gene encoding common plant regulatory factor 1 isoform X6, giving the protein MGNNEEEKSTKTEKPSSPATMDQANQTNQPNIHVYPDWAAMQAYYGQRVTMPPYYNSAVASGHAPHPYMWGPPQPMMPPYGPPYAAIYSHGGVYPAVPIGPHTHSQGVPSSPAAVTPLSIETPPKSSGNNDQGLMKKLKEFDGLAMSIGNGHAESAERGGENRLSPSVDTEGSSDGSDDNTSGANQTRRKRSRGGTPTTADGEGKTEIQSSPISKDTAASNKIVAVAPASVAGTIVGPVVSSGMTTVLELRNPSSVHSKANTTSAPQPSVLPAETWLQNERELKRERRKQSNRESARRSRLRKQAETEELARKVDSLNSENGTLKSEINRLTESSEKMRVENATLREKLKIARLGQTQEITLNIIDSERATPVSTENLLSRVNNNSSSNDRTMEDENDFCENKPNSGAKLHQLLDTSPRADAVAAG; this is encoded by the exons ATCTACCAAGACTGAAAAGCCTTCTTCACCTGCAACAATG GATCAGGCCAATCAGACCAACCAGCCCAATATTCATGTGTATCCTGATTGGGCAGCCATGCAG GCATATTATGGGCAAAGAGTCACCATGCCACCATACTACAACTCGGCTGTGGCTTCTGGTCACGCTCCTCACCCATACATGTGGGGTCCACCACAG CCTATGATGCCACCTTATGGGCCTCCTTATGCAGCAATTTATTCACACGGAGGGGTTTACCCTGCAGTTCCTATC GGGCCACATACACATAGTCAAGGAGTTCCGTCTTCACCTGCT GCTGTGACTCCTTTAAGCATAGAGACGCCACCCAAATCATCAGGAAATAATGATCAGGGTTTAATGAAGAAATTGAAGGAGTTTGATGGACTTGCTATGTCAATAGGCAATGGCCATGCTGAAAGTGCAGAGCGTGGAGGTGAAAACAGGCTGTCACCGAG TGTGGATACTGAGGGTTCCAGTGATGGAAGTGATGACAACACTTCAGGG GCTAATCAAACAAGAAGGAAAAGAAGCCGTGGGGGAACACCAACCACTG CAGATGGAGAAGGGAAAACTGAGATACAAAGCAGTCCCATTTCCAAAGATACTGCAGCTTCTAATAAGATCGTGGCAGTTGCCCCCGCCAGTGTTGCAGGAACAATAGTTGGACCTGTAGTTTCTTCAGGTATGACCACCGTGCTGGAGCTGCGAAATCCTTCCAGTGTTCATTCTAAAGCAAATACCACAAGTGCACCACAACCTTCTGTATTGCCTGCAGAAACTTGGTTACAG AATGAGCGTGAGCTGAAACGAGAGAGGCGGAAACAATCTAACCGAGAATCTGCTAGAAGGTCCAGACTAAGGAAGCAG GCTGAAACTGAAGAACTGGCACGAAAAGTTGATTCCTTGAATTCTGAGAATGGGACACTGAAATCAGAAATAAATCGACTGACTGAAAGTTCCGAAAAAATGAGAGTGGAAAATGCAACATTAAGG GAAAAACTTAAAATTGCTCGACTGGGACAAACACAAGAGATAACTTTGAACATAATTGACAGCGAGAGGGCTACACCTGTAAGCACAGAAAACTTACTATCTAGAGTTAATAATAATTCTAGTTCCAACGATAGAACTATGGAGGATGAGAATGatttttgtgaaaataaacCAAACTCTGGTGCAAAGCTGCATCAACTACTGGACACAAGTCCTAGAGCTGATGCTGTGGCAGCTGGTTGA
- the LOC108345835 gene encoding common plant regulatory factor 1 isoform X3 has protein sequence MGNNEEEKSTKTEKPSSPATMDQANQTNQPNIHVYPDWAAMQAYYGQRVTMPPYYNSAVASGHAPHPYMWGPPQVPMMPPYGPPYAAIYSHGGVYPAVPIGPHTHSQGVPSSPAAVTPLSIETPPKSSGNNDQGLMKKLKEFDGLAMSIGNGHAESAERGGENRLSPSVDTEGSSDGSDDNTSGANQTRRKRSRGGTPTTGMTLFFTKYHILMNNRVDLGSRLFFCCHHSTHDGEGKTEIQSSPISKDTAASNKIVAVAPASVAGTIVGPVVSSGMTTVLELRNPSSVHSKANTTSAPQPSVLPAETWLQNERELKRERRKQSNRESARRSRLRKQAETEELARKVDSLNSENGTLKSEINRLTESSEKMRVENATLREKLKIARLGQTQEITLNIIDSERATPVSTENLLSRVNNNSSSNDRTMEDENDFCENKPNSGAKLHQLLDTSPRADAVAAG, from the exons ATCTACCAAGACTGAAAAGCCTTCTTCACCTGCAACAATG GATCAGGCCAATCAGACCAACCAGCCCAATATTCATGTGTATCCTGATTGGGCAGCCATGCAG GCATATTATGGGCAAAGAGTCACCATGCCACCATACTACAACTCGGCTGTGGCTTCTGGTCACGCTCCTCACCCATACATGTGGGGTCCACCACAGGTA CCTATGATGCCACCTTATGGGCCTCCTTATGCAGCAATTTATTCACACGGAGGGGTTTACCCTGCAGTTCCTATC GGGCCACATACACATAGTCAAGGAGTTCCGTCTTCACCTGCT GCTGTGACTCCTTTAAGCATAGAGACGCCACCCAAATCATCAGGAAATAATGATCAGGGTTTAATGAAGAAATTGAAGGAGTTTGATGGACTTGCTATGTCAATAGGCAATGGCCATGCTGAAAGTGCAGAGCGTGGAGGTGAAAACAGGCTGTCACCGAG TGTGGATACTGAGGGTTCCAGTGATGGAAGTGATGACAACACTTCAGGG GCTAATCAAACAAGAAGGAAAAGAAGCCGTGGGGGAACACCAACCACTGGTATGACTCTGTTCTTCACCAAGTATCACATCTTGATGAATAATAGAGTTGACCTGGGATCACGATTATTCTTCTGTTGTCATCACTCTACACATG ATGGAGAAGGGAAAACTGAGATACAAAGCAGTCCCATTTCCAAAGATACTGCAGCTTCTAATAAGATCGTGGCAGTTGCCCCCGCCAGTGTTGCAGGAACAATAGTTGGACCTGTAGTTTCTTCAGGTATGACCACCGTGCTGGAGCTGCGAAATCCTTCCAGTGTTCATTCTAAAGCAAATACCACAAGTGCACCACAACCTTCTGTATTGCCTGCAGAAACTTGGTTACAG AATGAGCGTGAGCTGAAACGAGAGAGGCGGAAACAATCTAACCGAGAATCTGCTAGAAGGTCCAGACTAAGGAAGCAG GCTGAAACTGAAGAACTGGCACGAAAAGTTGATTCCTTGAATTCTGAGAATGGGACACTGAAATCAGAAATAAATCGACTGACTGAAAGTTCCGAAAAAATGAGAGTGGAAAATGCAACATTAAGG GAAAAACTTAAAATTGCTCGACTGGGACAAACACAAGAGATAACTTTGAACATAATTGACAGCGAGAGGGCTACACCTGTAAGCACAGAAAACTTACTATCTAGAGTTAATAATAATTCTAGTTCCAACGATAGAACTATGGAGGATGAGAATGatttttgtgaaaataaacCAAACTCTGGTGCAAAGCTGCATCAACTACTGGACACAAGTCCTAGAGCTGATGCTGTGGCAGCTGGTTGA
- the LOC108345835 gene encoding common plant regulatory factor 1 isoform X7, producing MGNNEEEKSTKTEKPSSPATMDQANQTNQPNIHVYPDWAAMQAYYGQRVTMPPYYNSAVASGHAPHPYMWGPPQPMMPPYGPPYAAIYSHGGVYPAVPIGPHTHSQGVPSSPAAVTPLSIETPPKSSGNNDQGLMKKLKEFDGLAMSIGNGHAESAERGGENRLSPSVDTEGSSDGSDDNTSGANQTRRKRSRGGTPTTDGEGKTEIQSSPISKDTAASNKIVAVAPASVAGTIVGPVVSSGMTTVLELRNPSSVHSKANTTSAPQPSVLPAETWLQNERELKRERRKQSNRESARRSRLRKQAETEELARKVDSLNSENGTLKSEINRLTESSEKMRVENATLREKLKIARLGQTQEITLNIIDSERATPVSTENLLSRVNNNSSSNDRTMEDENDFCENKPNSGAKLHQLLDTSPRADAVAAG from the exons ATCTACCAAGACTGAAAAGCCTTCTTCACCTGCAACAATG GATCAGGCCAATCAGACCAACCAGCCCAATATTCATGTGTATCCTGATTGGGCAGCCATGCAG GCATATTATGGGCAAAGAGTCACCATGCCACCATACTACAACTCGGCTGTGGCTTCTGGTCACGCTCCTCACCCATACATGTGGGGTCCACCACAG CCTATGATGCCACCTTATGGGCCTCCTTATGCAGCAATTTATTCACACGGAGGGGTTTACCCTGCAGTTCCTATC GGGCCACATACACATAGTCAAGGAGTTCCGTCTTCACCTGCT GCTGTGACTCCTTTAAGCATAGAGACGCCACCCAAATCATCAGGAAATAATGATCAGGGTTTAATGAAGAAATTGAAGGAGTTTGATGGACTTGCTATGTCAATAGGCAATGGCCATGCTGAAAGTGCAGAGCGTGGAGGTGAAAACAGGCTGTCACCGAG TGTGGATACTGAGGGTTCCAGTGATGGAAGTGATGACAACACTTCAGGG GCTAATCAAACAAGAAGGAAAAGAAGCCGTGGGGGAACACCAACCACTG ATGGAGAAGGGAAAACTGAGATACAAAGCAGTCCCATTTCCAAAGATACTGCAGCTTCTAATAAGATCGTGGCAGTTGCCCCCGCCAGTGTTGCAGGAACAATAGTTGGACCTGTAGTTTCTTCAGGTATGACCACCGTGCTGGAGCTGCGAAATCCTTCCAGTGTTCATTCTAAAGCAAATACCACAAGTGCACCACAACCTTCTGTATTGCCTGCAGAAACTTGGTTACAG AATGAGCGTGAGCTGAAACGAGAGAGGCGGAAACAATCTAACCGAGAATCTGCTAGAAGGTCCAGACTAAGGAAGCAG GCTGAAACTGAAGAACTGGCACGAAAAGTTGATTCCTTGAATTCTGAGAATGGGACACTGAAATCAGAAATAAATCGACTGACTGAAAGTTCCGAAAAAATGAGAGTGGAAAATGCAACATTAAGG GAAAAACTTAAAATTGCTCGACTGGGACAAACACAAGAGATAACTTTGAACATAATTGACAGCGAGAGGGCTACACCTGTAAGCACAGAAAACTTACTATCTAGAGTTAATAATAATTCTAGTTCCAACGATAGAACTATGGAGGATGAGAATGatttttgtgaaaataaacCAAACTCTGGTGCAAAGCTGCATCAACTACTGGACACAAGTCCTAGAGCTGATGCTGTGGCAGCTGGTTGA
- the LOC108345835 gene encoding common plant regulatory factor 1 isoform X1, with product MGNNEEEKSTKTEKPSSPATMDQANQTNQPNIHVYPDWAAMQAYYGQRVTMPPYYNSAVASGHAPHPYMWGPPQVPMMPPYGPPYAAIYSHGGVYPAVPIGPHTHSQGVPSSPAAVTPLSIETPPKSSGNNDQGLMKKLKEFDGLAMSIGNGHAESAERGGENRLSPSVDTEGSSDGSDDNTSGANQTRRKRSRGGTPTTGMTLFFTKYHILMNNRVDLGSRLFFCCHHSTHADGEGKTEIQSSPISKDTAASNKIVAVAPASVAGTIVGPVVSSGMTTVLELRNPSSVHSKANTTSAPQPSVLPAETWLQNERELKRERRKQSNRESARRSRLRKQAETEELARKVDSLNSENGTLKSEINRLTESSEKMRVENATLREKLKIARLGQTQEITLNIIDSERATPVSTENLLSRVNNNSSSNDRTMEDENDFCENKPNSGAKLHQLLDTSPRADAVAAG from the exons ATCTACCAAGACTGAAAAGCCTTCTTCACCTGCAACAATG GATCAGGCCAATCAGACCAACCAGCCCAATATTCATGTGTATCCTGATTGGGCAGCCATGCAG GCATATTATGGGCAAAGAGTCACCATGCCACCATACTACAACTCGGCTGTGGCTTCTGGTCACGCTCCTCACCCATACATGTGGGGTCCACCACAGGTA CCTATGATGCCACCTTATGGGCCTCCTTATGCAGCAATTTATTCACACGGAGGGGTTTACCCTGCAGTTCCTATC GGGCCACATACACATAGTCAAGGAGTTCCGTCTTCACCTGCT GCTGTGACTCCTTTAAGCATAGAGACGCCACCCAAATCATCAGGAAATAATGATCAGGGTTTAATGAAGAAATTGAAGGAGTTTGATGGACTTGCTATGTCAATAGGCAATGGCCATGCTGAAAGTGCAGAGCGTGGAGGTGAAAACAGGCTGTCACCGAG TGTGGATACTGAGGGTTCCAGTGATGGAAGTGATGACAACACTTCAGGG GCTAATCAAACAAGAAGGAAAAGAAGCCGTGGGGGAACACCAACCACTGGTATGACTCTGTTCTTCACCAAGTATCACATCTTGATGAATAATAGAGTTGACCTGGGATCACGATTATTCTTCTGTTGTCATCACTCTACACATG CAGATGGAGAAGGGAAAACTGAGATACAAAGCAGTCCCATTTCCAAAGATACTGCAGCTTCTAATAAGATCGTGGCAGTTGCCCCCGCCAGTGTTGCAGGAACAATAGTTGGACCTGTAGTTTCTTCAGGTATGACCACCGTGCTGGAGCTGCGAAATCCTTCCAGTGTTCATTCTAAAGCAAATACCACAAGTGCACCACAACCTTCTGTATTGCCTGCAGAAACTTGGTTACAG AATGAGCGTGAGCTGAAACGAGAGAGGCGGAAACAATCTAACCGAGAATCTGCTAGAAGGTCCAGACTAAGGAAGCAG GCTGAAACTGAAGAACTGGCACGAAAAGTTGATTCCTTGAATTCTGAGAATGGGACACTGAAATCAGAAATAAATCGACTGACTGAAAGTTCCGAAAAAATGAGAGTGGAAAATGCAACATTAAGG GAAAAACTTAAAATTGCTCGACTGGGACAAACACAAGAGATAACTTTGAACATAATTGACAGCGAGAGGGCTACACCTGTAAGCACAGAAAACTTACTATCTAGAGTTAATAATAATTCTAGTTCCAACGATAGAACTATGGAGGATGAGAATGatttttgtgaaaataaacCAAACTCTGGTGCAAAGCTGCATCAACTACTGGACACAAGTCCTAGAGCTGATGCTGTGGCAGCTGGTTGA